A single Planktothrix serta PCC 8927 DNA region contains:
- a CDS encoding DUF4912 domain-containing protein: MTLTLLLSIATSPVSWAASRWNSNSSVTSAATLPESSLRSQKQVRNINIDQQRLNDHEQWDFKLKPMSNSGVGFNSQEQILLSKIDSPSPQPNTKKDSLVGQSSQVQQATIPATEREIPIWLWWLLPLIPFLGLWISLQLKTQRSKSETQQSNSDRIPPPLSTKSDVLTELPQSSSSPVLGGEIDFKESIESLKTPVSATVHSVSVPRTVLAKRTQIETVQLEENLQPKAEFFSPATSTEKQFYPIEERVIQEVSEAVLIEEIDETEAEAVITEFLTTKTPVEDLTGSEIPISKIVESEPDISIKSTIVEPVIEEESLTIVTVDENLTELEIPVSEIVEPEPDISIKSTIVEPVIEEESPTIVTVDENLTELEIPVSEIVEPEPDIAIQSTIVEPIIEEESPTIVTVDEKLTELEIPVSKIVESEPDISIKSTIVEPVIEEESLTIVTVDEKLTELEIPVSEIVEPEQKQVELELGIAHQDVRSETDVAATKFNLGREIKFEPSLADVDQGLPTLPNGYGQSQIFLLPRDPNWAYAYWDIPNEHKEHLRHQGGKYLVLRVYDVTGIDLDSHPPLSLQEYECDEMTREWYISIPMSDRDYIAELGYLTTDGRWLVLVRSNHIRIPPIYPTDWENDQFIKVPWDEDLRGKTQFRL, translated from the coding sequence GTGACCTTAACGTTATTGTTATCAATAGCGACCAGTCCCGTCTCCTGGGCTGCTTCCCGATGGAACTCTAACTCTAGCGTCACTTCTGCTGCTACGCTTCCAGAGTCGTCGTTGCGGTCTCAAAAACAGGTTAGGAATATTAATATTGATCAACAACGCTTGAATGATCACGAGCAATGGGATTTCAAGCTGAAACCGATGTCAAATTCTGGGGTAGGGTTCAATTCTCAAGAACAGATCCTCTTGAGCAAGATTGATTCTCCTTCACCCCAACCTAACACGAAAAAGGACAGTTTAGTCGGGCAATCCTCTCAAGTACAGCAAGCAACAATTCCGGCGACGGAAAGGGAAATCCCGATTTGGTTGTGGTGGTTACTGCCTCTTATTCCGTTTTTAGGATTATGGATTAGTTTACAACTTAAAACTCAACGTTCTAAGTCGGAGACTCAACAATCCAATAGCGATCGCATTCCTCCTCCATTATCTACAAAATCTGATGTTCTAACGGAGTTACCTCAGAGTTCTTCGAGTCCAGTATTAGGGGGAGAAATAGATTTCAAGGAGTCTATAGAATCTCTGAAAACTCCAGTCTCGGCTACTGTTCATTCTGTTTCTGTTCCTCGTACTGTTCTTGCCAAACGGACTCAGATAGAAACGGTTCAATTAGAAGAAAATTTACAACCAAAAGCAGAATTTTTCAGTCCAGCAACGTCTACTGAGAAGCAATTTTATCCGATTGAAGAAAGGGTTATTCAGGAAGTTTCTGAAGCGGTATTAATTGAGGAAATTGATGAAACTGAAGCTGAAGCCGTAATTACGGAATTTTTAACAACAAAAACACCCGTTGAGGATTTAACAGGATCGGAAATACCCATTTCAAAAATAGTAGAGTCAGAACCGGATATTTCAATTAAATCTACTATTGTAGAACCCGTTATTGAGGAAGAATCTCTAACTATTGTCACGGTTGATGAGAATTTAACGGAATTAGAAATACCCGTTTCAGAAATAGTAGAACCGGAACCGGATATTTCAATTAAATCTACTATTGTAGAACCCGTTATTGAGGAAGAATCTCCAACTATTGTCACGGTTGATGAGAATTTAACGGAATTAGAAATACCCGTTTCAGAAATAGTAGAACCGGAACCGGATATTGCAATTCAATCTACTATTGTAGAACCGATTATTGAGGAAGAATCTCCAACTATTGTCACGGTTGATGAGAAGTTAACGGAATTAGAAATCCCCGTTTCAAAAATAGTAGAATCAGAGCCGGATATTTCAATTAAATCTACTATTGTAGAACCCGTTATTGAGGAAGAATCTCTAACTATTGTCACGGTTGATGAGAAGTTAACGGAATTAGAAATACCCGTTTCAGAAATAGTAGAACCGGAACAAAAGCAAGTAGAATTAGAATTAGGAATTGCTCATCAAGATGTTCGTTCAGAAACGGATGTAGCGGCGACTAAATTTAACCTCGGAAGAGAGATAAAATTTGAACCCTCTCTTGCAGATGTAGACCAAGGACTTCCAACACTACCCAATGGTTATGGCCAGAGTCAGATTTTCCTGCTACCCCGTGATCCAAATTGGGCCTATGCCTATTGGGATATTCCCAACGAACATAAAGAACATTTACGTCACCAAGGCGGAAAATACCTGGTTTTGCGGGTTTATGACGTCACCGGAATTGATCTCGACTCCCATCCCCCATTGTCCCTGCAAGAATATGAATGTGACGAGATGACGCGAGAATGGTATATCTCCATTCCCATGAGTGATCGAGATTATATTGCCGAATTGGGTTATTTGACGACCGATGGACGTTGGTTAGTCTTAGTTCGATCTAATCATATTCGGATTCCCCCCATTTATCCGACAGATTGGGAAAACGATCAATTCATTAAAGTGCCTTGGGACGAAGACCTGAGAGGAAAAACCCAGTTTAGACTCTAA
- a CDS encoding DICT sensory domain-containing protein, producing the protein MSISTSVLMELVQFLPSLKPQIYFKSSLTALSHAMEDQVLAGTDQPLVIATFQRERFYLQEAHRYRRISAITPQVYVMAAPETEFKNSSGVHEMVAFSSKEQLSREWNLLVLGQHYSTCLVCIEREDLVQNSDMPEQLLMDQARPFEGIWTSDRQVCLKVAELLLERVLYYRPELAEKVEQAFNLYGIRSGTKKSKKSSTRTPSNSVSKGCSSSLNDPFAHRLVTYLQAGQHKLLRVYRSLAAKERKERLVNSITATIRQSLNPQEVIKVATQQLGEAMGACRCLIYRCKATDNSAKISNEYLCGDVISLMGKTWILRENPLFQEVVKCRERVYISEVDKIDLDWITTTQNGTAKSQESFKKISQKWEIKGWLMIPILYQGQLLGMVELHQCNCNHSVWEADDLSMVDAIATQLGAAIIQAETYANLEDLNQQLEALERTRSNLIAITGHELRTPLSTILICLESLNQEPDMPVEMRKIMLDTALTDAERLRKLVQDFLKLSHLESGRVDWNPESLRLKECIDLAISGIRTHNSKNQVPGIETKVPSDLPLVQADGEWLVELLSKLLDNACKFTNSDGKVTIKAECNGDQMIEVTISDTGRGIEPNRLDAVFERFYQEEGSLRRSVGGTGLGLAIGKQIVNGWGGRIWADSSGKNQGSQFHFTIPYIESD; encoded by the coding sequence ATGAGTATCTCGACTTCGGTATTAATGGAATTGGTGCAGTTTTTGCCCAGTTTAAAACCCCAAATTTATTTTAAATCCTCCTTAACGGCTCTATCTCATGCGATGGAGGATCAAGTTTTAGCGGGAACTGACCAACCTCTGGTTATTGCTACCTTTCAACGAGAACGATTTTATCTTCAAGAAGCTCACCGTTACCGTAGAATTTCCGCCATCACGCCCCAGGTGTATGTAATGGCGGCACCCGAAACGGAATTTAAAAACTCCTCTGGTGTTCATGAAATGGTGGCATTTTCTTCAAAAGAGCAACTGAGTCGAGAATGGAATTTATTGGTTTTAGGACAACACTATTCAACCTGTTTAGTCTGTATTGAACGGGAAGATTTAGTCCAAAATTCTGATATGCCAGAACAGTTATTAATGGATCAAGCTCGTCCCTTTGAAGGAATTTGGACATCGGATCGTCAAGTCTGTCTTAAAGTTGCAGAACTTCTCTTAGAACGGGTTTTATATTACCGTCCTGAATTAGCTGAAAAAGTAGAACAAGCTTTTAATCTTTATGGCATTCGTTCAGGAACTAAAAAAAGCAAAAAATCTTCAACTCGCACCCCATCAAATAGCGTTTCTAAAGGTTGTTCTTCTTCCCTCAATGATCCGTTTGCTCATCGTTTAGTCACCTATTTACAAGCAGGTCAACATAAACTTTTACGAGTCTATCGTTCTTTAGCGGCTAAAGAACGAAAAGAACGTTTAGTTAATTCTATTACGGCAACAATTCGCCAATCTCTAAATCCTCAAGAAGTGATTAAAGTGGCAACACAACAGTTAGGGGAAGCAATGGGAGCTTGTCGTTGCTTAATTTATCGCTGCAAAGCAACGGATAATTCTGCTAAAATTTCTAATGAATATTTATGTGGTGATGTGATTTCTCTGATGGGAAAAACTTGGATTTTGCGAGAAAATCCTTTATTTCAAGAAGTGGTTAAATGCCGAGAACGAGTTTATATTAGTGAAGTTGATAAAATTGATTTAGACTGGATTACAACAACTCAGAATGGAACTGCTAAATCTCAAGAATCCTTCAAGAAAATTTCTCAAAAATGGGAAATTAAAGGCTGGTTAATGATTCCTATTTTATATCAAGGTCAACTCTTGGGAATGGTGGAATTACATCAATGTAATTGTAATCATTCGGTTTGGGAAGCAGATGATTTGTCAATGGTAGATGCGATCGCAACTCAACTGGGTGCTGCTATTATTCAAGCGGAAACCTATGCAAATTTAGAAGACTTAAACCAACAATTAGAAGCCTTAGAACGCACTCGCAGTAATTTAATTGCCATTACCGGACATGAATTGCGAACTCCCTTATCGACAATTTTAATTTGTTTAGAAAGTTTGAATCAAGAGCCGGATATGCCTGTAGAAATGCGAAAAATTATGTTAGATACAGCCTTAACTGATGCCGAAAGATTAAGAAAATTAGTCCAAGATTTTTTAAAATTATCCCATTTAGAAAGTGGCCGAGTCGATTGGAATCCTGAATCATTAAGGTTAAAAGAATGTATTGATTTAGCTATTAGTGGCATTCGCACCCACAATTCTAAAAATCAAGTTCCGGGTATTGAAACAAAAGTTCCCTCGGATTTGCCTTTAGTTCAAGCCGATGGCGAATGGTTAGTAGAATTACTTTCCAAACTATTAGATAATGCCTGTAAATTTACGAATTCTGATGGTAAAGTCACTATTAAAGCTGAATGTAATGGTGATCAAATGATAGAAGTGACGATCTCCGATACTGGACGGGGAATCGAACCGAATCGTTTAGACGCAGTATTTGAACGATTTTATCAAGAAGAAGGGTCACTGCGTCGAAGTGTGGGTGGAACGGGCTTAGGATTAGCGATCGGCAAACAAATTGTTAACGGCTGGGGCGGGAGAATTTGGGCAGATTCCTCTGGTAAAAATCAAGGCAGTCAGTTCCATTTTACGATTCCTTATATTGAAAGTGATTGA
- a CDS encoding NAD-dependent epimerase/dehydratase family protein, whose product MKKRIFITGASGCIGHYIVEKLMQNTDDELFLLVRNPDKLGFDYKSRPNVNIIVGNLRDINQFQDLLSTINSAILIATAWGGYQEVLEINVKANLELVKLLNPQICEQILYFSTASILGQNNNLLPEAGEIGTDYIRTKYECLQELLEIAPSLPPLRVLFPTLVLGGDANKPYSHLSGGIADVVKWINLIRWFQADASFHFIHSADIAEVIYYLVNHPPKFQETEQFVLGNPAITLNQAIETACQYYKKPIYFRFNLSQSLANFFIWLFRIEMAEWDRFCLNYRHFTYQNPVHPAVYNLPAYCSNFTDVLNLSQVKN is encoded by the coding sequence ATGAAAAAGCGAATTTTTATTACGGGTGCTAGTGGTTGTATTGGTCATTATATTGTCGAGAAATTGATGCAAAATACGGATGATGAATTATTTCTATTAGTTAGAAATCCCGATAAATTAGGATTTGATTATAAGAGTCGTCCTAATGTTAATATTATTGTAGGTAATTTAAGAGACATCAATCAATTTCAAGATTTATTATCTACCATTAATAGTGCTATTTTAATTGCTACAGCTTGGGGCGGATATCAAGAGGTTTTAGAAATTAATGTTAAGGCGAATTTAGAGTTAGTTAAACTATTAAATCCTCAAATTTGTGAGCAAATTTTATATTTTTCAACGGCTAGTATTTTAGGTCAAAATAACAATTTATTACCCGAAGCGGGAGAAATTGGGACGGATTATATTAGAACAAAATATGAATGTTTACAGGAATTATTAGAAATTGCCCCTAGTTTACCTCCTTTGAGGGTCTTATTTCCGACTTTAGTTTTAGGAGGAGACGCTAATAAACCCTATTCTCATTTATCCGGGGGTATTGCTGATGTTGTTAAATGGATAAATTTAATTCGTTGGTTTCAAGCGGATGCGAGTTTTCATTTTATTCATTCGGCCGATATTGCAGAAGTCATCTATTATTTAGTGAATCATCCTCCTAAATTTCAAGAAACAGAACAATTTGTTTTAGGAAATCCAGCAATTACCTTAAATCAAGCTATAGAAACCGCTTGTCAATATTACAAAAAACCCATTTATTTCCGGTTTAATTTATCGCAGAGTTTGGCTAACTTTTTTATCTGGTTATTTAGAATTGAAATGGCAGAATGGGATAGATTTTGCCTTAATTATCGTCATTTTACTTATCAAAATCCGGTTCATCCTGCGGTTTATAACTTACCCGCCTACTGTTCAAATTTTACAGACGTTTTAAACTTAAGTCAGGTTAAAAATTAG
- a CDS encoding Uma2 family endonuclease, with translation MLATSPNYTITWEKLPDDFVLPDDPVDNINQPALAAALTEGLQLAGKLPETALTPTNYGICATINGKLAIKAPDWAYIHPITVSREEVFRSYTPHLQGNIPALVLEFLSHTDGGEYSVKETYPPGKFFFYEQILKVPNYGIFDLQTGILELYRLDDNQRYRLESANEQGWFWIDQIQLFLGVWQGTRENRSGYWLRWWDEQGNLLLWGAERVEQERQRVEQERQRAEQERQRAEQERQRAEKLIAQLRAAGIEPVE, from the coding sequence ATGTTAGCTACCTCCCCTAACTACACTATTACTTGGGAAAAGTTGCCAGATGATTTTGTGCTCCCTGATGACCCTGTGGATAATATTAATCAACCAGCCCTCGCTGCGGCCTTAACCGAAGGTTTACAACTTGCTGGAAAACTACCGGAAACCGCCCTTACTCCCACAAACTATGGGATTTGTGCGACTATCAATGGTAAATTAGCGATAAAAGCTCCAGATTGGGCTTATATTCACCCTATTACTGTTAGTCGAGAAGAAGTTTTTCGTAGTTATACCCCCCATTTGCAGGGGAATATTCCAGCCCTGGTGCTAGAGTTTTTATCCCATACTGACGGAGGAGAATATTCCGTTAAAGAAACCTATCCTCCGGGAAAATTCTTCTTCTATGAACAGATTTTGAAAGTTCCCAATTATGGAATTTTTGACCTCCAAACTGGAATTTTAGAACTCTACCGTTTGGACGATAACCAACGCTATCGGCTGGAGTCTGCTAATGAACAAGGCTGGTTTTGGATAGATCAAATACAGCTTTTTTTAGGAGTATGGCAAGGAACCCGCGAAAACCGTTCAGGTTACTGGCTGCGTTGGTGGGATGAACAGGGGAATTTGCTATTGTGGGGTGCTGAACGAGTTGAGCAAGAACGTCAACGGGTTGAACAGGAGCGTCAACGAGCCGAGCAGGAGCGTCAACGAGCCGAGCAAGAACGTCAACGGGCTGAGAAATTAATCGCTCAACTTCGTGCTGCTGGTATTGAGCCTGTGGAGTAG
- a CDS encoding Uma2 family endonuclease, producing MIAHPQPQLMTPQEYLEWEEQQPLKYEYMNGQVFAMTGGTLSHNSIALNLASALKNHLRGKGCKVFMADAKVGVSKNGPFHYPDVMVTCESRDQTARQVVYHPCLIVEVLSPGTEHIDQGKKFRNYRRIDTLKEYVLIEAETMSVDCYRLNEKEKWELTAYSPEETATNETDLEVHLTSVNFYCPISLLYEDVVFPGDNREEFVDS from the coding sequence ATGATCGCTCATCCCCAGCCCCAACTAATGACTCCCCAGGAGTACCTGGAATGGGAAGAACAACAACCCCTTAAATATGAATACATGAATGGGCAAGTCTTTGCCATGACCGGGGGAACTCTTTCCCATAACTCTATTGCCTTAAACCTCGCTTCCGCGCTCAAAAATCACCTACGCGGTAAGGGGTGTAAAGTCTTCATGGCAGATGCTAAAGTGGGAGTTTCAAAAAATGGCCCCTTTCACTATCCCGATGTCATGGTCACTTGTGAAAGTCGAGATCAAACGGCTCGCCAGGTTGTCTATCATCCTTGTCTAATTGTAGAAGTATTGTCACCCGGTACAGAACATATTGATCAGGGCAAAAAATTTAGGAATTATCGTCGCATTGACACTTTAAAAGAATATGTTTTGATTGAAGCAGAAACAATGAGCGTAGATTGTTATCGACTCAATGAGAAAGAAAAATGGGAACTCACTGCTTATTCCCCGGAAGAAACTGCTACCAACGAGACAGATTTGGAAGTTCACTTAACCAGCGTTAATTTCTATTGTCCTATTTCTTTGCTGTACGAAGATGTTGTTTTTCCTGGAGACAATAGGGAGGAATTTGTTGACAGTTAA
- a CDS encoding glycoside hydrolase family 10 protein, producing MNWNSIQQQNRFWSMKIKRLKSLTRSVHSQIQRIRIGKITRFQRYLALCCCCVFLGLTLIQFPVLSTSVNIATFRQESSENLLAQGIVNPASAISHQREFRGVWVATVANIDWPSKSNLSVDQQKFELIAILNRMQELNLNALILQVRPNGDALYSSSLEPWSAWLTGSQGTPPNPYYDPLQFAIEEAHKRNIELHAWFNPYRARLRGNAPFAPNHMASKFPQYTYQYGDLVWMEPGAREVQDQTFNVIMDVVQRYDVDGIHLDDYFYPYPKEGIPFPDSQTYNSYRAAGGTLGLKDWRRQNVNLMIKRIHDGIKATKPYVKFGISPFGIYRPGAAPGTVGLDQYDSLYADVKLWIEQGWMDYLSPQLYWKIDPPQQSYPVLLDWWLQHNPQRRHIYTGNSLYRIENEWPISELQRQIAISRQKYPQLSLGNIFFSMKIFRDNRQGVNEIFKSAVYPTPALVPPMPWLDNQPPETPTIIQSNSGIISWSPSSASDIRSWSIYQQFSNGWQLVKVVDQATTSVRVQPGNYAIRAVDRLGNESVEQVVSVS from the coding sequence ATGAATTGGAACTCCATTCAACAACAGAATCGTTTTTGGTCTATGAAAATCAAAAGGTTAAAATCTTTAACTCGTTCAGTTCACAGTCAAATTCAAAGAATTAGAATTGGAAAAATTACCCGTTTTCAACGATATTTAGCCTTATGCTGCTGTTGCGTTTTTCTAGGATTAACCTTAATTCAATTTCCCGTGCTTTCCACTTCCGTTAATATTGCCACATTCAGACAAGAATCATCGGAAAATTTATTAGCCCAGGGAATTGTTAATCCTGCGAGTGCGATTAGTCATCAACGAGAATTTCGAGGAGTTTGGGTCGCCACCGTTGCCAATATTGATTGGCCGTCTAAATCTAATTTATCCGTTGATCAACAAAAATTTGAACTGATTGCCATCTTAAACCGGATGCAAGAATTAAACTTAAATGCGTTAATTCTGCAAGTTCGTCCCAATGGCGATGCGTTGTATAGTTCCAGTTTAGAACCTTGGAGTGCGTGGTTAACAGGATCTCAAGGAACTCCCCCAAATCCCTATTATGATCCGCTACAATTTGCGATAGAAGAAGCTCATAAACGCAATATTGAATTACACGCTTGGTTTAATCCTTATCGCGCTAGATTAAGAGGAAATGCTCCCTTTGCTCCTAATCACATGGCTTCAAAATTCCCCCAATATACTTATCAATATGGGGATTTAGTTTGGATGGAGCCCGGTGCGCGGGAAGTTCAAGATCAAACGTTTAATGTAATTATGGATGTGGTACAACGTTATGATGTTGATGGCATCCATTTAGATGATTATTTCTATCCTTATCCTAAAGAAGGAATTCCTTTTCCTGATAGTCAAACCTATAATTCCTATCGCGCTGCGGGCGGAACATTAGGGTTAAAAGATTGGCGACGTCAAAACGTTAATCTGATGATTAAACGCATTCATGATGGTATTAAAGCGACAAAACCTTATGTTAAATTTGGTATTAGTCCCTTTGGAATTTATCGCCCTGGCGCAGCGCCCGGAACGGTAGGATTAGATCAATATGATTCTCTCTACGCCGATGTTAAATTATGGATAGAACAAGGCTGGATGGATTATTTATCACCCCAATTGTATTGGAAAATTGATCCGCCTCAACAAAGTTATCCAGTATTATTAGATTGGTGGTTACAACATAATCCCCAACGCCGTCATATTTATACCGGAAATTCTCTCTATCGTATTGAGAACGAATGGCCGATTTCTGAACTGCAACGACAGATAGCAATTTCTCGACAAAAGTACCCCCAATTGTCTTTAGGAAATATCTTTTTTAGTATGAAGATATTCCGGGATAATCGTCAGGGTGTAAATGAGATTTTCAAAAGTGCGGTTTATCCAACTCCAGCCTTAGTTCCCCCGATGCCTTGGTTAGATAATCAACCCCCAGAAACTCCAACAATTATTCAATCGAATTCTGGAATCATTTCTTGGAGCCCTTCTTCCGCGAGTGATATTCGTTCTTGGTCTATTTATCAACAATTTTCTAACGGTTGGCAGTTAGTTAAAGTTGTAGATCAAGCTACAACATCTGTAAGAGTTCAACCCGGAAATTATGCAATTCGTGCGGTGGATAGACTGGGGAATGAAAGCGTTGAACAGGTTGTTTCTGTGTCCTAA
- a CDS encoding Rpn family recombination-promoting nuclease/putative transposase yields MRFISVKTDFGFKKVFASPQSKNVLISFLNAMIYDGQPTIEDLEIIDPYASGSVTGLKDSYLDVKAKITGNKTVIIEMQVINVPAFSKRVIYNAAKTYATQLKPREGYSKLNPLIALTITDFILFKNNDNFLSHFIFQEIENKFEYPEREIELIFVELPKFNQELEQLENLSQSWAYFIKNVSQLEQIPEELSSIVEIQTAFELANRANLTLDELEKLEKREMFFEDQRGAVLKGIEDGRILGIKQGIKQGIIEGKLSLILRIISRLLGEISSETQTRIQQLNSEQLENLGEAVLDFKTVEDLLVWLSTASEL; encoded by the coding sequence ATGCGTTTTATTAGTGTTAAAACCGATTTTGGGTTCAAAAAAGTCTTTGCTTCTCCCCAGAGCAAAAATGTCCTGATCAGCTTCCTTAATGCTATGATCTATGACGGACAACCAACTATTGAAGACTTAGAAATTATTGATCCTTATGCGTCGGGAAGTGTTACGGGATTAAAAGATAGTTATCTGGATGTTAAAGCTAAAATTACTGGGAATAAAACAGTAATTATTGAAATGCAGGTGATTAATGTTCCTGCTTTTAGCAAGCGAGTTATTTATAATGCGGCTAAAACCTACGCTACTCAACTCAAACCCAGAGAGGGATATTCTAAGTTAAATCCCCTAATTGCATTAACAATTACCGACTTTATTTTATTTAAAAATAACGATAATTTTCTCTCCCATTTTATATTCCAAGAAATAGAAAATAAGTTCGAGTATCCTGAACGAGAAATCGAGTTAATTTTTGTAGAATTGCCTAAATTTAATCAAGAATTAGAACAACTGGAAAATCTTTCTCAAAGCTGGGCTTATTTTATTAAAAATGTTTCTCAACTGGAACAAATTCCAGAGGAATTGTCATCGATTGTCGAAATTCAAACGGCTTTTGAACTGGCAAATCGAGCCAATTTAACCCTAGACGAATTAGAAAAACTAGAAAAACGCGAAATGTTTTTTGAAGACCAACGCGGGGCTGTTCTTAAAGGCATAGAAGATGGCAGAATCTTAGGAATTAAGCAAGGAATTAAGCAAGGAATTATCGAAGGTAAATTATCATTAATTCTGCGAATAATTTCTCGATTATTGGGTGAAATTTCATCAGAAACTCAAACCCGTATCCAACAGTTAAACTCTGAACAATTAGAGAATTTAGGAGAAGCTGTTTTAGACTTTAAAACAGTAGAAGATTTGTTAGTTTGGCTATCAACTGCATCGGAATTATAA
- a CDS encoding S-methyl-5'-thioadenosine phosphorylase, which produces MSEVKIGIIGGSGLYKMEAFTDVEEVRLDTPYGHPSDAILVGTLEGMRVAFLARHGRTHKFLPTELPYRANIYALKSLGVEYIISASAVGSLKEDVKPLDLVVPDQFIDRTRQRVSTFFGEGVVAHITFGDPFCSELSKVLGEAISALNLPDIDYHLSGTYICMEGPAFSTKAESNLYRSWGGTIIGMTNLTEAKLAREAEIAYTTLALVTDYDCWHPDHDHVSVEMIIQNLHKNAVNAQKVIQETVRRLKDNLPPSEAHSALKYAILTPFNQIPPDRLQQLELFLKKYI; this is translated from the coding sequence ATGAGCGAGGTTAAAATAGGGATTATTGGCGGAAGTGGATTATATAAGATGGAGGCGTTTACTGATGTGGAAGAAGTTCGCCTTGATACTCCTTATGGTCATCCTTCCGACGCGATTTTAGTGGGAACATTAGAAGGAATGCGAGTCGCATTCCTCGCCCGACATGGACGAACTCATAAATTTTTACCCACCGAATTACCCTATCGGGCTAATATTTACGCGCTTAAAAGTTTAGGGGTAGAGTATATTATTTCGGCTTCGGCTGTTGGATCTTTAAAAGAAGATGTCAAACCCTTAGATTTAGTAGTTCCTGATCAATTTATTGATCGAACTCGTCAACGGGTTTCTACCTTTTTTGGTGAGGGTGTTGTGGCTCATATTACCTTTGGTGATCCCTTTTGTTCTGAATTATCAAAAGTTTTGGGAGAAGCCATTTCAGCCTTAAATTTACCCGATATTGATTATCATTTATCGGGAACTTATATCTGTATGGAGGGGCCAGCTTTTTCTACAAAAGCCGAATCTAATTTATATCGCAGTTGGGGCGGAACAATTATCGGAATGACGAATTTAACCGAAGCAAAATTAGCCAGAGAAGCGGAAATTGCTTATACCACTTTAGCCTTAGTTACCGATTATGATTGTTGGCATCCCGATCATGATCATGTCAGTGTAGAAATGATCATTCAAAATTTACATAAAAATGCCGTTAATGCTCAAAAAGTGATTCAAGAAACCGTGCGTCGCTTAAAGGATAATTTACCCCCATCAGAAGCTCATTCCGCGTTAAAATATGCCATCTTAACCCCCTTCAATCAAATTCCCCCAGACCGACTGCAACAGTTAGAACTATTTTTAAAAAAATATATCTAA